One window of Streptomyces sp. SUK 48 genomic DNA carries:
- a CDS encoding cobalamin-dependent protein (Presence of a B(12) (cobalamin)-binding domain implies dependence on cobalamin itself, in one of its several forms, or in some unusual lineages, dependence on a cobalamin-like analog.) has translation MASLEVIVTGLASDAHTWNLVFVQLLLEDLGHRVVNLGPCVPEEEIVESCARHQPDLLVVSSVNGHGCRDAKPLIAALRARPDLDGLPVVIGGKLGISQDRQEEQAHELMAAGFDAVFQEGVDLASFETFVGALPKEVTR, from the coding sequence ATGGCGTCACTCGAAGTGATCGTCACTGGACTGGCGTCCGACGCACACACCTGGAATCTCGTATTCGTACAGCTGCTGCTCGAGGACCTGGGGCACAGGGTCGTCAATCTCGGCCCCTGTGTCCCCGAGGAAGAGATCGTCGAGTCCTGTGCGAGGCACCAGCCCGATCTGCTGGTGGTCAGCAGCGTCAACGGCCATGGCTGCCGTGACGCCAAGCCGTTGATCGCCGCCCTGCGCGCCCGTCCCGACCTGGACGGTCTGCCGGTCGTCATCGGCGGCAAGCTCGGGATCTCGCAGGACCGGCAGGAGGAACAGGCCCATGAACTCATGGCGGCCGGCTTCGACGCCGTCTTCCAGGAGGGCGTGGACCTCGCCTCCTTCGAGACGTTCGTCGGCGCCCTGCCCAAGGAGGTGACCCGGTGA
- a CDS encoding methylaspartate mutase, translated as MAVHGSRVSFARYVADAQARGALVVQPRMGFSDPALMRAGLRATRDAADAVVGTITIDSYTRVGDEPAAVRALNTDHPLNGYPISSLSPHTSRWVLDGVRDPSFPVQVRHGSARPQRIMAALAALGLDATEGGPVSYCLPYGRTPLADSVRNWRQACEFLASLRSTGAEPHLETFGGCMLGQLCPPGLLVALSALEALFFHQAGLRSLSLSYAQQTNSEQDAHAIHALRRLAAELLPDTEWHIVLYTYMGLYPRTREGALELLERSAELAVQAGAARLIVKTAAEAHRIPTVAENVEALRVASAAARNTRKTAAAGVPDVSDNPVYAEARALIDAVLGLDADLGRALLAAFARGYLDVPYCLHPDNAGRTRSHIDESGRLAWSETGSMPIGRAAGSSGRLTARGLFDALSFVQSRHDRHVLAPTAAPPRRPRPLAGLSGGTSRR; from the coding sequence GTGGCCGTGCACGGATCGCGCGTCTCCTTCGCACGGTACGTCGCGGATGCCCAGGCCAGGGGCGCCCTCGTGGTGCAACCGCGGATGGGGTTCTCCGACCCCGCCCTGATGCGGGCCGGGCTGCGGGCGACCAGGGACGCCGCCGACGCCGTCGTCGGCACCATCACCATCGACAGCTACACCCGGGTGGGCGACGAACCGGCCGCGGTGCGCGCCCTCAACACGGACCACCCCCTCAACGGCTACCCCATCAGCTCGCTCAGCCCGCACACCTCCCGCTGGGTCCTGGACGGCGTGCGCGACCCCTCGTTCCCCGTGCAGGTACGCCACGGTTCGGCCCGCCCCCAGCGCATCATGGCCGCGCTGGCCGCGCTCGGCCTGGACGCGACCGAGGGCGGCCCCGTCTCGTACTGCCTGCCCTACGGCCGCACCCCGCTGGCCGACTCCGTCCGCAACTGGCGCCAGGCGTGCGAGTTCCTCGCCTCGCTCCGCTCCACCGGCGCGGAACCCCACCTGGAGACGTTCGGCGGCTGCATGCTGGGACAGCTGTGCCCACCGGGTCTCCTGGTGGCGCTCAGCGCGCTGGAGGCGCTCTTCTTCCACCAAGCCGGCCTGCGCTCCCTCTCGCTCAGCTACGCCCAGCAGACCAACTCCGAGCAGGACGCGCACGCGATCCACGCGCTGCGCCGGCTGGCGGCCGAGCTGCTGCCGGACACCGAGTGGCACATCGTCCTCTACACCTACATGGGCCTGTACCCGCGCACCCGCGAGGGCGCGCTGGAACTGCTGGAGAGGTCGGCGGAACTCGCCGTGCAGGCCGGAGCGGCGCGGCTGATCGTCAAGACGGCCGCGGAGGCGCACCGCATCCCCACCGTCGCGGAGAACGTCGAGGCGCTGCGCGTGGCGTCGGCCGCCGCCCGCAACACCCGCAAGACCGCCGCCGCGGGCGTGCCGGACGTGTCCGACAACCCGGTGTACGCCGAGGCCCGCGCCCTGATCGACGCGGTCCTCGGGCTCGACGCCGACCTCGGCCGGGCCCTGCTGGCGGCGTTCGCGCGCGGCTACCTCGACGTCCCCTACTGCCTGCACCCCGACAACGCGGGCCGCACCCGCAGCCACATCGACGAGTCCGGCCGGCTGGCCTGGTCCGAGACCGGCTCGATGCCGATCGGCCGCGCCGCCGGGAGCAGCGGCCGGCTGACCGCCCGCGGCCTCTTCGACGCCCTGTCCTTCGTCCAGAGCCGGCACGACCGCCACGTCCTCGCCCCGACCGCCGCGCCGCCCCGGCGCCCGCGTCCGCTCGCCGGTCTGTCCGGCGGCACCTCCAGGAGGTAG